Sequence from the Deltaproteobacteria bacterium genome:
AGCTCCATTTCGATCAACTGGTTGTTTCTCGCTTCCGCCTCCTGCAGGGAGCGGTTCAAGCGGACGTTTTCCTTCGAAACCGATACCAGGTCAAAATAGTGCTTCCAGATATTCTTGACGAAGTTGATGCTGTTGGAAACGACTTCCTGAAAAGGCGAGATAATGGAAATGGTGACGCGACCGATCCCTGTTGAAGACGTCTGGCGCTTGCTGTTGACGGACAGGACGATGACATTGACGGCGATCAGAACGATGGCCCCAACGATCATGACCATTTTCTTTGAAAACATTAAATCAGCGACCTCCGGCAGAGCCAGGGGCATGAGGATGGGCGATGATATGAGCCCAATCTGCCCTCGGCGCTGATTAGGTAATGATGACCTGTTTGAGTATTTCGATGCTGTCGAGCGCCATACCCGATCCCAGCGCCACGGTCGACAGGGGGTCTTCCGTCACGGTAATGGGCAGACCGCTCTCTTCCCGCAGGAGCTTGTCCAGGTTTTTAAGCAGGGCGCCGCCGCCTGTCAGCACAATACCGCTGTCCACAATATCGGCCGCCAGTTCCGGGGGCGTTTGCTCCAGGGCGATTTTTACCGTTTCCACGATGGCATCGATCTGTTCCGAAATGGCGACCCGGATCTCCTCCGAATCGATAGCGAGAATCTTGGGAATGCCGCTCACCAGGTCCCTTCCCTTGACTTCGATGGTGGAGATGTCCTGGGGGTCCGGGTAAGCGTTGCCGATGGTGGTTTTTATGATTTCCGCGGTTCGCTCGCCGATGAGAAGATTGTATTTCCTTTTGATGTATTGGATGATTGCCGAGTCCATCTTGTCCCCGGCCACCCTGAGCGAACGGCTGTACACGATACCCGCCAGGGAGATGACCGCCACTTCCGTGGTTCCGCCGCCGATGTCCACGACCATGTTGCAGGTCGGTTCCGTAATGGGGAGGTCGGCGCCGATGGCCGCCGCCATGGGTTCCTCGATCAGGAACACTTCACGGGCTCCCGCCGATTCAGCCGATTCCCTGACCGCCCTTTTCTCCACCTGGGTGATGCCGGAAGGCACGGCGATGATAATCCTGGGTCGGACGAACGTACGCCGGTTATGCACCTTTTGGATGAAATGGCGCAGCATAGCCTCGGTGACTTCGAAATCTGCTATCACGCCGTCACGCATCGGACGGATGGCGACGATGTTGCCGGGCGTCCTTCCAAGCATGTTCTTGGCCTCCAAACCCACGGCCAGCACCCTGTTTTTCAGACGTGCATCGGTTCGGACCGCTACGACCGACGGTTCGCTCAGGACAATGCCCTTGCCCTTGACATAGACCAGTGTGTTTGCCGTTCCCAGATCGATGGCCAGGTCGCTGGAAAACACGCCCAGAAATTTGTCGAAGAAAAAATTCATAATCCCTCGTTTCTGTAATTATGCTGAAATGAGCCCACAGATGATGAGGATCGCCTTCGATCCGATACCGCCGTGTGAACGGCACGCGTGACATTCCAGGCACGGTTTGGATCGCAAGAGAAGATCGGTTTTCCCTCCTCATTAAAGCGTAACAGCTATCAAAAATATCAGGCAATTACAACAACAAATTATGAGTGAAAGCCAAATGACCTGCGCAGCACCAATGACAACCGGAGGCGTTTGACCGCCGAAGGCCCAATAGCACGCAACGCATTAATTACAAGACGGTTTCCATGACCGCATCGTGTATTTGCGGTCTGAAGATTTTGATCTTTTGGTTCTCGCGGGTAGGGTGAACGCGATTGGTCAGCAGCACGATGATAATCTGGCGGTCGAGATCCATCCAGAAAGAGGTGCCGGTGAACCCGAGGTGTCCGACGCTGTTATCCGAAAAATAGCGCCCGC
This genomic interval carries:
- a CDS encoding rod shape-determining protein; this translates as MNFFFDKFLGVFSSDLAIDLGTANTLVYVKGKGIVLSEPSVVAVRTDARLKNRVLAVGLEAKNMLGRTPGNIVAIRPMRDGVIADFEVTEAMLRHFIQKVHNRRTFVRPRIIIAVPSGITQVEKRAVRESAESAGAREVFLIEEPMAAAIGADLPITEPTCNMVVDIGGGTTEVAVISLAGIVYSRSLRVAGDKMDSAIIQYIKRKYNLLIGERTAEIIKTTIGNAYPDPQDISTIEVKGRDLVSGIPKILAIDSEEIRVAISEQIDAIVETVKIALEQTPPELAADIVDSGIVLTGGGALLKNLDKLLREESGLPITVTEDPLSTVALGSGMALDSIEILKQVIIT